One part of the Ignavibacteriales bacterium genome encodes these proteins:
- a CDS encoding YCF48-related protein gives MSRRIVLLVASCFLWQGPRAVSQIQWTWLNPSVPTLTYAGVACIDSSTIIVVGAAGTILRSTDSGESWKTTNTSTLYGLSSVSFSDSRHGAAVGSSGTILLTTNGGIDWTLRASGTTLLLRSVAFADSLNGLIVGGSLFEGVILRTTDGGVSWAKTTGRAPGDQINAVSFTSPGVALLVTQTGLVYRSTDGGNSWQILVMNERGQPLFAISCLRNGHAVAAGYGVMCTADSGNTWKLQTLNAGLPRSGVCITNSGFGFVVGSGVRAGLVQRTTDFGATWTDSPLALDRTFASVSIWGTNIAFIVGEAGIIVRTTDGGTTWKNLQINLTSQNFTCVNAFDSDSAVALGMGGGILRTNDGGKTWKSCVSGTSKAIRSVSFWGKRLGTAVGDGGTILQTLDAGQSWYAQSSNTTATLVDVCRTSDRRAYAVGSGGTIICTTDSGTTWLPQSSGITDFLNAVSFFDDSHGIAVGGNGPLGGGAIVLRTTNGGAVWTRAPGSPGVVHVLVDVVFVDSNTVVAVGYYNATMYSSDILRSSDGGYSWQFVAGFSFSQTFERLSFPDHTTGYAVATGGVLSTSDGGRSWTKSLDGIGQSPHAISFYDAQNGLLVGSGGLIIRASNGSITNIDAPRLSLPKEFVLYQNYPNPFNPSTAVSFQVSAISHVTLRLFDIVGREVATLVNETLSAGSYKTTWNASPYPSGIYFYRLQSGDCVETKKMILLR, from the coding sequence ATGAGTAGACGAATCGTCCTGCTTGTCGCTAGTTGCTTCTTGTGGCAAGGTCCAAGAGCCGTTTCTCAGATTCAGTGGACATGGCTGAATCCATCCGTGCCCACGCTGACCTATGCCGGCGTTGCGTGTATCGACTCATCGACAATCATTGTTGTGGGTGCTGCCGGGACTATTCTCCGGTCAACAGATTCGGGAGAATCCTGGAAGACGACAAACACATCGACGTTGTACGGTCTCTCGTCGGTCTCGTTCTCTGATTCCCGACATGGAGCGGCAGTTGGGAGTTCGGGGACCATTTTGCTCACTACAAACGGAGGAATTGATTGGACTCTGCGGGCAAGCGGCACCACCCTACTGCTACGCAGTGTGGCTTTCGCGGACTCCCTTAATGGCCTTATCGTCGGCGGATCATTGTTTGAGGGGGTGATCCTGAGGACAACTGACGGCGGTGTGAGCTGGGCGAAGACCACCGGGCGCGCTCCAGGTGATCAAATTAACGCTGTCAGTTTCACTAGCCCAGGGGTTGCTCTCCTTGTGACGCAGACAGGATTAGTTTACCGGTCGACCGATGGTGGGAACAGTTGGCAAATTCTTGTTATGAACGAGCGGGGGCAACCCCTCTTTGCGATCTCTTGTCTAAGGAACGGACACGCCGTGGCAGCAGGGTATGGTGTCATGTGTACTGCTGATTCCGGAAATACATGGAAACTTCAGACCTTGAACGCGGGCTTGCCAAGGTCAGGAGTTTGCATTACAAACTCGGGCTTCGGATTTGTTGTTGGCTCAGGAGTCAGGGCTGGCCTGGTCCAGAGGACGACCGACTTTGGGGCAACATGGACAGATAGTCCACTCGCGTTGGACCGGACTTTTGCTTCGGTGTCCATTTGGGGGACGAATATTGCATTCATCGTAGGTGAGGCCGGAATAATTGTCCGAACGACGGATGGTGGAACGACATGGAAGAACCTCCAGATAAACCTCACATCTCAAAATTTTACGTGTGTCAACGCCTTTGATTCAGACTCCGCGGTGGCCTTGGGAATGGGTGGAGGGATTCTCAGAACCAACGACGGTGGAAAAACCTGGAAGTCCTGCGTGAGTGGTACGTCGAAAGCAATTCGATCTGTCTCTTTTTGGGGGAAGAGACTCGGAACGGCTGTGGGGGATGGAGGAACGATTCTGCAAACCTTGGACGCTGGTCAATCCTGGTATGCTCAATCGAGTAACACCACTGCGACGCTCGTCGATGTTTGCCGAACCAGTGACCGCAGAGCCTACGCTGTCGGATCGGGCGGCACGATCATATGCACGACTGATAGCGGGACCACTTGGTTGCCGCAATCGAGCGGCATCACCGATTTCCTCAACGCTGTTTCCTTTTTCGATGACTCGCACGGCATTGCCGTCGGCGGAAATGGCCCCCTCGGCGGGGGCGCTATTGTCCTGCGAACTACGAATGGCGGCGCCGTCTGGACTCGAGCTCCCGGGTCCCCGGGAGTAGTGCATGTGTTAGTAGATGTTGTTTTCGTGGACTCAAACACAGTCGTTGCTGTAGGATACTACAATGCAACGATGTACTCTTCGGACATCCTTCGCTCTTCAGACGGGGGCTATAGCTGGCAATTCGTCGCAGGTTTCTCGTTTAGTCAGACGTTTGAACGTTTGTCTTTTCCTGACCACACCACTGGCTATGCCGTAGCAACAGGGGGAGTGCTGAGCACCAGTGATGGAGGAAGGAGCTGGACCAAATCACTTGACGGCATTGGGCAGAGTCCGCATGCGATCTCCTTCTATGATGCGCAAAACGGGCTCCTCGTTGGAAGTGGTGGATTGATTATTCGGGCATCGAACGGAAGTATCACCAATATTGATGCTCCCCGTCTCTCTCTTCCAAAGGAGTTCGTTCTCTATCAGAACTATCCAAACCCGTTCAACCCGTCAACAGCAGTAAGCTTTCAGGTGTCAGCGATCAGTCATGTGACTCTCAGGCTGTTCGATATTGTCGGGAGAGAAGTTGCGACCCTGGTGAATGAAACGCTGAGCGCGGGATCATACAAAACAACATGGAATGCGTCGCCATATCCGAGCGGCATCTACTTCTATCGATTGCAATCAGGAGATTGTGTGGAGACGAAGAAGATGATTTTGCTCAGGTGA
- a CDS encoding T9SS type A sorting domain-containing protein, producing the protein MNKLVKSIVALIHLLSVAMFLFLMNDQAQAQGQTKWLQIGSLHNWYSEKGGESEDGNVLEQQYGLRWPALVNRTDGQAAKGFWIGATNFTDNSGTTWNPKVIVVGPRWNGDNEFFPKKFELYAQFDPPRVYVNGNLSIANPEVMKAVIDTLKSDRMIYSKVTTVLGLTVERRIYAFSQQFHDNYHIMDYTFTNTGNTDLTPPLTAKTLTGVAFYWQFRYAPGGPGPGFEVNNSARWGTNSMNDARGYPPDTANNLIQESENDVRCMFTWLGLHNAANKPQAVSSPNAATFDNIGSPIFNTSFGGVSTYIQAADTNWRLGAAQIAGNGPIYADKSSTDHTDAGLSQPSTTSFLGSDVPMTSNADMQFDKASMAIQYAKMTEGHAPRQAWLVDSLGKFDQQTVMGNIGSGAPGGWSHGMGFGPYTIAPGQSVRVVWVEGVNGLTFDECVSVGLQYKLGRINTKAKNDSVLNGRLRLFETMRRAVANFNSGFNIPEPPFPPATFNVRGGGDRIALSWDPNPKESANGFVGYRVYRATGRADSTYRMIYQCGGSKPTGPNIRYDTTKTYAFSDLTAIRGISYYYYITSFGNAFAGDAATRTPAAPAGLESSLFYTKTNDPATTVLVGIKNESAIPTMFSLVQNFPNPFNPSTTVSYSLPKRAIVSIRIFNTLGQEVALLVNELKEAGTYQLAWNASNVPSGIYFYRLQGGEYMETKKMILLR; encoded by the coding sequence GTGAATAAGCTTGTGAAATCAATAGTGGCATTGATCCACCTTCTCAGTGTGGCAATGTTCCTGTTCCTTATGAATGATCAGGCTCAGGCCCAAGGACAGACCAAGTGGCTGCAGATAGGCTCGCTACACAATTGGTATTCGGAAAAAGGCGGGGAATCTGAAGATGGAAATGTGCTCGAGCAGCAATACGGCTTGCGCTGGCCGGCGTTGGTCAACCGCACCGACGGTCAGGCGGCAAAAGGTTTCTGGATCGGTGCCACGAATTTCACCGACAACTCGGGAACCACCTGGAACCCAAAGGTCATTGTGGTCGGACCGCGGTGGAACGGCGACAATGAGTTCTTTCCAAAGAAGTTTGAGCTGTACGCCCAGTTCGATCCGCCACGAGTGTACGTCAACGGCAACCTTTCGATTGCCAACCCTGAGGTCATGAAGGCGGTGATCGATACACTCAAGTCCGACCGTATGATTTATAGCAAGGTGACGACGGTTCTCGGCTTGACGGTCGAACGCAGGATCTATGCGTTCAGCCAACAGTTCCATGATAACTATCACATTATGGATTACACGTTCACCAACACCGGCAATACTGATCTCACGCCCCCTCTTACGGCGAAGACTCTGACGGGAGTAGCGTTCTATTGGCAGTTTCGATATGCTCCCGGTGGGCCCGGTCCGGGGTTTGAGGTGAACAACTCGGCCCGCTGGGGGACCAACTCTATGAATGACGCGCGGGGATATCCCCCTGACACTGCAAACAATCTGATCCAAGAATCGGAGAATGATGTCAGATGCATGTTTACTTGGCTGGGCCTCCACAATGCAGCCAACAAGCCGCAGGCGGTGAGTTCACCAAATGCGGCGACATTTGATAATATTGGCTCACCGATATTCAACACATCGTTCGGTGGAGTTTCGACCTATATCCAGGCAGCAGACACCAACTGGAGACTTGGGGCTGCTCAGATCGCCGGCAACGGGCCGATCTATGCCGACAAATCTTCGACAGACCACACGGATGCTGGTCTCAGTCAGCCATCGACCACAAGCTTCCTGGGCTCGGATGTACCAATGACCTCGAACGCTGACATGCAGTTCGACAAGGCGTCGATGGCAATTCAGTACGCGAAAATGACGGAGGGACACGCTCCACGCCAGGCATGGCTTGTTGATTCTCTTGGGAAATTCGACCAACAGACGGTGATGGGCAATATCGGCTCCGGCGCTCCGGGTGGTTGGTCGCACGGAATGGGATTCGGACCATACACCATTGCACCCGGTCAGAGTGTTAGGGTAGTCTGGGTGGAGGGGGTCAACGGATTGACGTTTGACGAATGCGTGAGCGTTGGTCTGCAGTACAAACTCGGAAGGATCAATACCAAGGCAAAGAACGATTCCGTTCTCAACGGCCGACTTAGATTGTTTGAAACGATGAGACGAGCCGTCGCCAACTTCAACTCCGGATTTAATATCCCGGAGCCTCCTTTTCCACCTGCGACGTTTAACGTGCGCGGCGGCGGAGATCGCATTGCGTTGTCCTGGGATCCCAATCCGAAAGAATCTGCAAACGGATTTGTGGGGTATAGAGTCTATCGGGCGACGGGTCGGGCAGACAGCACATATCGTATGATTTATCAATGTGGCGGTTCGAAACCGACCGGCCCCAACATCAGGTATGATACGACAAAAACATATGCCTTCAGCGACCTCACGGCAATCCGTGGCATTTCATACTACTATTACATCACCTCGTTCGGAAACGCCTTTGCCGGTGATGCAGCCACCCGAACACCCGCAGCACCCGCTGGACTCGAAAGCAGTCTGTTCTATACAAAGACCAATGACCCGGCGACTACTGTCCTTGTTGGGATCAAGAATGAATCTGCAATTCCGACCATGTTCTCGCTTGTCCAGAATTTTCCGAACCCTTTCAATCCAAGCACAACCGTATCCTACTCACTGCCGAAGAGAGCAATCGTTTCAATCCGGATTTTCAACACACTCGGTCAGGAGGTTGCTTTGCTCGTCAATGAACTGAAGGAAGCTGGCACTTATCAACTGGCGTGGAATGCTTCCAACGTCCCCAGCGGCATCTATTTCTATCGCCTGCAGGGGGGTGAATACATGGAAACGAAGAAGATGATATTGTTGAGATAG
- a CDS encoding YCF48-related protein has product MKRFSTNLTIAVCLGVFSSLLLTPSRLVSQWALLYPDIPASPINDMCFLSDRIGFAVNAAGSILATTDGGETWKVRAHYQRVELKEIAFVDALHGFVFSPHSYTGDNIPLVYTTDGGSSWNSTNVSMTDAVTFHPVSTTTLLKGTTTGAIQTLDNFYGLWRTTYQVPRFFAGDYFAPYGTVSKFSELKNGAILALGASTIARGSHVISDSVSFILRSADKGSSWDTLWCGLRFIMGTIAFADSNVGWIGGEENRIYKTADGGHTWTLQYAEADHGSISSLFAVDSMTAYAITSRGVLIQSRDGGKSWNQTLIEATSDRPRKVFFPTPWKGLISGARLRITSDTAHTWRNVSHSSTNRVYRLAFVDDHRGWCVDGTSGEVMKTTDGGKSWSLVFALGNEVLGSIQMLDSTNGWIAGRTTIYKTIDAWGHWTSIPFGPDAQSLRGVYFYNRQIGLAYEVRYSPNNLPFNLVTVDGGASWTRFPAGNGTLLSSFFKVKATDPGHIWFANSQGLWLSRDTARTWTLVSNVGSFDSAFDVSDSLHGWIATSDQKKLARTSDGGMTWEYFDKPFASQSLDLEILGADYSGHQRVLVSGYDGSLLQYTDTFPMRSLNTFTNAPLFDITTYRTGNTVHEWVGGDGFIVLYRQDFVTAVASDPGKGISGYSLSQNFPNPFNPTTVISFQLSVSGMVSLRIFNLLGQEVAMLLNELKSPGFYQVTWKADVPSGIYFYRLQAVDASIGSARGFLETKKMILIR; this is encoded by the coding sequence TTGAAAAGATTCTCTACAAATTTGACAATCGCGGTTTGTCTCGGAGTATTCAGTTCGCTTCTTCTAACTCCTTCCCGCCTTGTCTCACAGTGGGCATTGCTCTATCCTGATATTCCTGCTTCCCCGATCAACGACATGTGTTTCCTCAGCGATCGCATCGGATTTGCGGTGAATGCGGCAGGCAGCATTCTTGCCACAACAGACGGCGGGGAAACATGGAAAGTCAGAGCCCACTACCAGCGGGTCGAGCTCAAAGAGATAGCCTTCGTTGACGCACTTCATGGCTTTGTGTTTTCTCCACATAGTTACACCGGCGACAACATCCCATTGGTTTACACGACAGATGGTGGTAGCTCATGGAATTCCACAAATGTGTCTATGACCGACGCGGTGACATTTCATCCCGTTTCGACAACAACGCTGCTAAAAGGGACAACAACAGGAGCGATTCAAACACTGGACAATTTCTATGGGCTCTGGAGGACTACCTACCAGGTGCCTCGATTTTTCGCCGGCGACTACTTCGCACCGTACGGCACTGTGTCGAAATTCTCCGAGCTGAAGAATGGAGCCATTCTTGCCCTGGGAGCCAGCACCATCGCGCGCGGTTCTCATGTGATATCGGATTCGGTTTCCTTCATCCTTCGAAGTGCGGACAAGGGGTCATCGTGGGATACACTTTGGTGCGGCCTCCGCTTCATCATGGGAACTATAGCCTTCGCAGATTCGAATGTCGGATGGATCGGTGGGGAAGAAAACAGAATCTACAAGACGGCTGATGGGGGGCACACGTGGACTTTGCAGTACGCAGAGGCCGACCACGGTTCTATCTCAAGCCTCTTTGCAGTGGATTCAATGACTGCGTATGCAATCACATCGAGAGGTGTGCTCATTCAATCGCGCGATGGGGGGAAGTCCTGGAATCAAACTCTGATCGAGGCGACATCTGATCGACCGCGCAAGGTTTTCTTCCCGACGCCGTGGAAAGGCCTCATTTCAGGTGCACGGCTACGGATCACCTCCGACACCGCGCACACATGGCGGAACGTGAGTCACTCGAGTACCAATCGCGTGTATAGGCTTGCGTTCGTGGATGATCATCGCGGATGGTGTGTCGATGGAACCAGCGGCGAGGTAATGAAGACCACCGATGGGGGCAAGTCGTGGTCTTTGGTATTCGCTCTGGGCAATGAGGTTCTCGGGAGCATTCAGATGCTTGATTCGACCAACGGGTGGATCGCGGGCAGGACGACGATATACAAGACAATAGACGCTTGGGGACACTGGACTTCGATCCCCTTCGGCCCGGATGCCCAATCACTGCGAGGCGTGTATTTCTACAATCGCCAGATTGGGCTTGCGTATGAGGTGCGGTACTCACCAAACAACTTGCCGTTTAATCTCGTGACCGTGGATGGCGGAGCAAGTTGGACACGATTCCCTGCGGGCAACGGAACGCTTCTTTCCTCATTCTTCAAGGTCAAGGCGACAGATCCCGGTCATATTTGGTTTGCCAATTCGCAAGGGCTTTGGCTCTCGCGTGACACTGCAAGAACATGGACACTCGTGTCAAATGTTGGGTCGTTTGATTCAGCGTTCGATGTTTCGGACTCACTCCATGGCTGGATTGCGACTAGCGATCAGAAGAAACTGGCCAGGACATCTGATGGCGGAATGACGTGGGAATACTTTGACAAGCCTTTCGCGTCCCAATCACTCGATCTCGAAATCCTCGGAGCCGACTATTCCGGACATCAACGCGTTCTTGTCTCGGGCTATGACGGCTCTCTCCTGCAATACACGGACACCTTCCCCATGCGTTCTTTAAATACATTCACAAATGCCCCGCTGTTTGATATCACGACATATCGGACCGGGAACACCGTTCATGAGTGGGTGGGGGGGGATGGATTCATCGTTCTTTATCGGCAGGATTTTGTCACCGCCGTGGCTTCAGATCCTGGCAAAGGGATATCCGGGTATTCTCTCTCTCAGAACTTTCCAAATCCGTTTAACCCCACAACAGTGATCAGCTTTCAGTTGTCCGTGTCGGGTATGGTGAGTCTGAGGATCTTCAATCTGCTTGGGCAGGAAGTCGCCATGCTTCTCAACGAACTAAAGTCGCCCGGATTCTATCAAGTAACCTGGAAAGCCGATGTCCCGAGTGGCATCTATTTCTATCGGCTTCAAGCTGTAGATGCTTCGATAGGCTCAGCACGAGGATTTTTGGAGACGAAGAAAATGATTTTGATCAGGTGA
- a CDS encoding SBBP repeat-containing protein, protein MPHQRHGRIPASKSPAEELLSSDVNPASVRPHITRQNRIALAHTTSDSAHIDWFRQYGSQDCPSTDNATAIAVDRFGNVFVTGSSSSISNGSDYSTIKYSPAGTRLWVARYDGGRDDAAYALGADSTGNVYVTGTSRSTTGEYDYVTVKYSTDGNQEWAVRTKVSLSDPYRPPALEVLGSGGVYLAAAQDMPNEGLSNALIARYSPGGTLVWSDQYAWPGTNSNRGMNLCLDNAGNVCVAGMTGDATTNTDYLVLKYTATGTRIWERRYDGPRHEDDRVASIAADASGNIFVTGSSQLGGTDPNWSDFSTLKYSPGGTLLWAKQYNGPANSGDMAYGIAVDDAGNACVVGRSDGQNGRGDFVALKYDASGTMVWLDRYNGAVNDYDEADAVTLDSSGNLYVTGMSRSYGTRYVSDDYFTIKYSPSGTRLWTARYDGTGSEYDDATAITVDRSGNVYVTGTSEAPGGNEDYATLKYTSAGTQEWVARYDGPRTSFERPRAFTVDAAGNMYITGSSGSAEAADYLTVKFNSEGSVQWSARYNGPGDWYDGPSAIKVDPAGNVYVTGESDGANSDRDFATIKYDASGAQQWVARYDGGRHGSDWATSLDVDVSGNVFVAGLSAQPDGGMALLTIKYDAQGRELWAIRGPSNASNVADLSIDASGKIYIISSTTMSSAGRDFLVVKYDPDGTLLWANSFDWGSQASDAANFMELDILGNCYIVGTSRTSTTMSDVVTAKIDQEGHLLWSARYDGPSTSPGIPYSDWPRGLAVDNMQNVYVAVSPFTLLKYDFRGRLVWERRYPTSDPYDGVSALALDVAGNIYITGSVPAFGGNTPLLIKYAPDGTLLWALELEAVAPFGVALTPSGGIYLAGQIGGPGWNMYTLMKCTQTMFSLRIPESSLLAQNFPNPVSASANHSTAITFQLSELSNVSLKVYDILGREISEVVGSTLSPGSYLAQWNGSSRPSGVYFYRLVVEPVGGAPADRIIQTKKLMLIR, encoded by the coding sequence ATGCCGCATCAACGACATGGAAGAATCCCGGCGTCGAAATCTCCTGCCGAGGAACTTCTCTCTTCAGATGTTAATCCGGCAAGTGTTCGCCCGCATATCACCCGGCAAAACAGGATCGCATTGGCTCACACTACGTCTGATAGCGCGCACATTGATTGGTTCCGGCAGTACGGCTCCCAGGACTGCCCGAGCACCGACAATGCGACTGCCATTGCAGTTGACCGATTCGGAAATGTATTTGTCACCGGATCGAGCAGCTCGATATCCAATGGTTCGGATTACTCAACCATCAAGTATAGTCCGGCTGGGACCCGACTCTGGGTCGCGCGGTACGATGGTGGGCGTGACGACGCCGCTTACGCCCTTGGCGCCGATTCTACCGGGAATGTATACGTGACGGGAACGAGCCGTTCAACGACCGGCGAATACGATTACGTCACGGTGAAGTATTCAACCGATGGAAATCAGGAATGGGCAGTTCGTACGAAGGTCTCATTATCGGATCCATATCGCCCGCCTGCGTTGGAAGTGCTCGGGAGCGGGGGGGTCTATTTGGCAGCTGCACAAGACATGCCAAACGAGGGCCTCTCGAACGCACTGATTGCGAGATATTCCCCGGGTGGAACCCTGGTGTGGTCCGATCAGTATGCCTGGCCGGGAACCAACTCCAATCGCGGGATGAACCTGTGTCTGGACAACGCAGGAAATGTGTGTGTTGCTGGGATGACGGGTGATGCCACAACCAATACTGATTACCTCGTGCTGAAGTACACCGCAACCGGGACGCGCATATGGGAACGACGCTACGACGGGCCGCGTCATGAAGACGACAGGGTCGCGTCAATTGCAGCCGATGCTTCGGGGAATATCTTCGTGACGGGCTCGAGCCAGTTGGGAGGGACTGATCCGAACTGGTCTGATTTCTCAACTCTCAAATACAGCCCGGGCGGAACATTATTGTGGGCGAAGCAGTATAACGGCCCCGCCAACTCCGGGGACATGGCATACGGAATTGCGGTGGACGACGCGGGGAATGCCTGCGTTGTCGGCAGAAGCGATGGACAAAACGGTCGCGGCGATTTCGTGGCACTGAAATACGATGCATCGGGGACCATGGTTTGGCTTGACCGGTACAACGGTGCAGTGAATGACTACGACGAGGCTGATGCAGTGACCCTCGATTCTTCGGGCAATCTGTACGTCACCGGTATGAGCCGCTCGTATGGAACCCGTTACGTGAGTGATGACTATTTCACAATCAAGTACTCGCCTTCCGGAACAAGATTGTGGACTGCCCGCTATGACGGAACCGGCAGTGAATATGATGATGCGACAGCCATCACCGTTGATCGCTCCGGCAATGTGTACGTTACCGGAACGAGTGAGGCTCCGGGTGGGAATGAAGACTACGCGACTCTCAAATACACTTCCGCCGGAACACAAGAATGGGTTGCACGCTACGATGGACCTCGCACCAGCTTCGAACGTCCAAGGGCATTCACAGTGGATGCTGCCGGCAACATGTACATCACCGGGAGCTCGGGTTCGGCGGAAGCCGCCGACTACCTGACTGTGAAATTCAATTCAGAAGGAAGCGTGCAATGGTCTGCCCGCTACAACGGGCCCGGAGATTGGTACGATGGGCCATCGGCGATTAAAGTCGATCCGGCGGGAAATGTCTACGTTACCGGAGAAAGCGATGGCGCCAACTCGGACCGGGACTTCGCCACAATAAAATATGACGCAAGCGGAGCGCAGCAATGGGTTGCGCGGTATGATGGCGGGAGACATGGAAGCGACTGGGCGACATCCCTCGACGTGGACGTTTCTGGAAATGTGTTTGTGGCCGGGCTTTCCGCCCAACCCGATGGGGGGATGGCTCTGCTAACGATCAAATATGATGCTCAGGGCAGAGAACTCTGGGCGATTCGAGGTCCTTCTAATGCCTCCAATGTCGCCGACCTTTCCATCGATGCCTCTGGCAAGATCTATATCATCTCATCGACCACAATGTCGTCCGCCGGAAGGGACTTCCTGGTCGTCAAGTACGATCCAGATGGAACACTTCTGTGGGCGAATTCGTTTGATTGGGGATCCCAAGCATCCGATGCGGCCAATTTTATGGAACTCGACATCCTGGGAAACTGCTACATCGTAGGGACAAGCAGAACCTCCACTACCATGTCCGATGTCGTGACGGCAAAAATAGATCAAGAAGGGCACTTGCTGTGGAGTGCGCGATACGATGGACCATCGACTTCGCCGGGAATTCCATATTCTGACTGGCCCCGCGGACTCGCCGTGGACAACATGCAAAACGTCTACGTCGCAGTCAGCCCGTTCACCCTCCTCAAGTATGATTTCAGAGGAAGGTTGGTATGGGAAAGGCGTTACCCTACATCCGATCCATACGATGGAGTCTCTGCCCTTGCGCTCGACGTCGCCGGGAACATCTATATCACCGGAAGCGTCCCGGCGTTCGGGGGCAACACTCCACTGCTCATCAAGTATGCTCCCGATGGAACTCTGCTATGGGCTCTTGAGCTCGAAGCTGTCGCCCCCTTTGGAGTAGCGCTGACTCCGTCAGGTGGTATCTATCTCGCCGGACAGATTGGAGGCCCCGGTTGGAACATGTACACGTTGATGAAATGCACTCAAACCATGTTCTCATTGAGGATACCTGAAAGCTCCCTGCTCGCTCAGAACTTTCCAAATCCGGTGTCTGCTTCAGCGAATCACAGCACTGCAATCACATTCCAATTGTCGGAACTCAGCAACGTGAGCCTGAAAGTATACGATATACTCGGTAGAGAGATTTCAGAGGTCGTAGGATCGACGCTCTCTCCTGGCAGCTACCTCGCGCAATGGAACGGATCATCGAGACCCAGCGGAGTCTATTTCTACCGGCTTGTGGTGGAGCCTGTCGGCGGAGCGCCTGCGGATCGCATTATTCAGACGAAAAAACTGATGTTGATTCGATAG
- a CDS encoding alpha/beta hydrolase, translating into MYKTIGILCSILLLCSCSMDVTRPPSESKRTFAYTDQIQISYEVHGRGNSTIVFLHGFGASVETWRDIQSRLARDNTLYFLDLKGFGLSSKPDDGKYSIDDEAEIVLAFLKSQNLHDVTLVGHSYGGAVCLFTYFKDRSSHDGGSITRLALIDAAAYVQSFPSFIGILRIPVINWIVMNLVPAQSRASYVLHRLFHDDARLSDEKISRHAAFLNQPGSFNSFVECAKQLVPANPDSISALIKTIEVPTLILWGADDPAIPVEQARRLHQDIRSSRLVVISQCGHVPHEEAPEESLKAILDFLAARSAEEN; encoded by the coding sequence ATGTACAAGACAATCGGCATTCTCTGTTCAATCCTGCTCCTCTGCAGCTGTTCGATGGATGTCACCCGGCCACCGAGCGAATCCAAACGGACATTTGCCTACACCGATCAGATTCAGATCAGCTATGAGGTCCACGGCAGAGGGAACTCCACAATTGTGTTTCTCCACGGGTTTGGCGCATCTGTCGAAACCTGGCGTGACATCCAATCCCGACTGGCCCGGGACAATACATTGTACTTCCTGGACCTGAAAGGATTTGGCCTGTCTTCAAAGCCTGATGATGGCAAGTACTCCATTGATGACGAGGCTGAGATCGTTCTTGCTTTCCTAAAGTCGCAGAACCTTCACGATGTCACTCTTGTGGGCCATTCCTACGGCGGGGCGGTTTGTTTGTTCACGTACTTCAAGGACCGGTCCAGCCATGATGGAGGATCTATCACGCGGCTGGCCTTGATAGATGCCGCTGCGTACGTGCAGAGTTTTCCGTCTTTCATCGGCATTCTCAGGATACCGGTCATAAACTGGATTGTCATGAATCTTGTGCCGGCTCAGTCGAGGGCGAGCTATGTCCTGCATCGTCTCTTTCATGATGACGCCAGACTGTCAGACGAGAAGATCTCAAGACATGCCGCATTCCTCAATCAACCCGGGAGTTTCAACTCCTTTGTTGAGTGCGCAAAGCAGCTGGTTCCGGCAAACCCGGATTCAATTTCTGCTTTGATCAAGACAATCGAAGTGCCAACTTTGATCTTGTGGGGCGCGGACGATCCGGCAATTCCTGTCGAGCAGGCCCGCCGGTTGCATCAGGATATTCGCAGTTCAAGGTTGGTAGTTATTTCTCAATGCGGACACGTTCCGCACGAGGAAGCCCCAGAAGAAAGCCTGAAGGCAATTCTCGATTTCCTGGCGGCCCGGAGTGCAGAGGAGAACTAG